From the Sulfuriferula nivalis genome, the window TGTTCTACACAGGTCAGGAAGCAACACAACAAATTCTGGCTGGCCTGGATTGGGTAGCTAAAGAGAAAAAAGCCAAAACATACTATTTGATTGGTTCTGATTACATCTGGCCACGTACTGCAATGAAGATTGCACGTAAACAAATCGAGCAGCACTTAGGTGGTAAGGTCGTAGGTGAAGAATATGTTGCATTGGGCGATACACAATTTGGTTCTGTGATTAACAAAATCAAACTGAAAAAACCTGACGTGATTTATGCGGCTGTGGTGGGTGGTAGTAACGTTGCATGGTTCAAGCAATTGAATGCAGCAGGTATTAACGCTAAGAAACAGACTTTGTTGACTATCTCTGTGACTGAAGATGAAGTTCTGGGTATTGGCGGTGAAAACTTGCAAGGTTTCTACTCTGCAATGAAGTATTTCCAAAGCCTTAAGAATCCTAACAACGAAAAATTCGTTGCTGAATTCAAAAAAATGTGGGGTCCTAAATCAGTTATTGGTGACGTGACTCAGGCTGCATATGAAGGTCCATGGTTATGGAAAGCAGGCGTTGAACGTGCAGGTAGTTTCGACGTAGATAAAGTGGTTGCTGCTTTACCTGGCTATGAATTGAAAACCGCACCTGAAGGTTATGTCAAGGTCGATCCTAACCATCACTTGTGGAGCAAACTGCGCGTAGGTGAATGGCGTGCAGATGGTCAGGCAGATGTGGTTTATGAGTCTCCTCTGATCAAACCAGATCCATTCCCTAAAGGTTATCAATAAGCGTTTGACTTACTCGCAGCACCATCCGGTGCTGCGAGTATTTTAGTAAGCAATTTTGTGCGTTATAACCCGTTAGTATAAGTGGAGTGTTAATCATGTTTGGATATTCGATGGCGGATATAGGTAACATCTTGGTAATGCAGGGCTTTTCAGGCTTGAGCCTGTTTAGCGTGTTACTTTTGATGGCACTGGGTTTAGCAATTATTTTCGGTCAAATGGGCGTGATTAATATGGCTCATGGTGAATTTATGACCATCGGGGCTTATACAACAGTATTTTTATCAAAACTGGCAGTGAAATACGACATTGTGAATTACTACTTTGTGTTCGCAATTGTTGCTGCATTTATTATCGCATTTGCCATAGGCTATCTTGTTGAATTTGTACTGATAAGGCATTTATATAAGCGGCCGCTGGATACGCTGTTAGCGACCTGGGGCTTGAGCTTAGTGATGCAACAGATTTTCAGGTCAACTTTCGGCGCTAAAGAAGTGAGCGCGGAGTTACCGCAATGGTTGTTAGGCGCGTTCCAGCCTACGCCAGACATAGAAATCCCT encodes:
- the urtA gene encoding urea ABC transporter substrate-binding protein → MSKYDRRQFMKTAGAVVGASLALGMTASASNVFAADFPTAKVNTTGLAVTDKTVKVGILHSSTGTMAISETGSIQAEKLAIAQINAAGGVLGRKIEIIQEDGASDWPTFAEKSKKLLENDHTAAVFGCWTSASRKAALPVFEKDNGLLFYPTFYEGLEQSKNVFYTGQEATQQILAGLDWVAKEKKAKTYYLIGSDYIWPRTAMKIARKQIEQHLGGKVVGEEYVALGDTQFGSVINKIKLKKPDVIYAAVVGGSNVAWFKQLNAAGINAKKQTLLTISVTEDEVLGIGGENLQGFYSAMKYFQSLKNPNNEKFVAEFKKMWGPKSVIGDVTQAAYEGPWLWKAGVERAGSFDVDKVVAALPGYELKTAPEGYVKVDPNHHLWSKLRVGEWRADGQADVVYESPLIKPDPFPKGYQ
- the urtB gene encoding urea ABC transporter permease subunit UrtB — encoded protein: MFGYSMADIGNILVMQGFSGLSLFSVLLLMALGLAIIFGQMGVINMAHGEFMTIGAYTTVFLSKLAVKYDIVNYYFVFAIVAAFIIAFAIGYLVEFVLIRHLYKRPLDTLLATWGLSLVMQQIFRSTFGAKEVSAELPQWLLGAFQPTPDIEIPINGVFVMGLAAVVTFGVFLFMFRSRWGLNVRATVQNRVMAGAVGINTKKVDRVTFALGCGIAGVAGAAFTTIASTGPTTGSLYIVDSFMVVVFGGAASLMGTIASAFGIAQAQSILQFFMTSSMGKVSTLLVIVIILMMKPEGLFAAKVRK